The following are encoded in a window of Desulfopila inferna genomic DNA:
- a CDS encoding cystathionine gamma-synthase family protein yields the protein MKKHRTGKSTSSVWAGEEEYIMSNVTQVPVVHSVSFGYKDIDEWQQVALGLKKGHIYSRNTNPTVAVFEEKIRCLEGAEAATSAATGMGIISSVLFGLLAPGQRVVSVKDTYGGTNKIFTEFLPRFNVEVCLCPTTDHEAIEDEIRKGCDLLYLETPTNPTIKIIDLERLSRAGKKAGAVVVVDNTFATPINQQPLALGADLVLHSATKFLGGHADALAGVVCGRRDLIDKVYHYREINGATLDPMSAYLILRGMKTLALRIERQNQNALEIARYLQTHPQVKTVYYPGLETHEGHEIARKQMSGYGAMLSFMLKEETLAAVGKVIGGFRYAHAAANLGAVETIVGPPATTSHVECSEEERAAMGIPESLIRYSTGIEDAEDLKEDLQRALARLG from the coding sequence ATGAAGAAACATAGAACGGGAAAGAGTACATCCTCTGTCTGGGCAGGCGAGGAAGAATACATAATGTCAAATGTGACGCAAGTGCCGGTTGTACACAGCGTCTCCTTTGGGTATAAGGATATCGACGAGTGGCAGCAGGTTGCTCTAGGCCTTAAGAAAGGTCATATCTACAGCCGCAATACCAACCCGACCGTTGCAGTTTTCGAAGAAAAAATCCGCTGTCTTGAAGGAGCCGAGGCCGCCACCAGCGCCGCCACCGGTATGGGTATAATCAGCAGTGTTCTCTTTGGCCTGCTGGCACCCGGTCAGCGGGTTGTATCGGTAAAGGATACCTATGGGGGAACCAATAAAATTTTTACGGAATTCCTACCCCGCTTCAATGTCGAAGTCTGCTTGTGCCCCACCACGGATCATGAAGCAATAGAGGATGAAATACGCAAAGGCTGCGACCTGCTCTATCTGGAGACGCCGACCAATCCGACCATTAAAATTATCGACCTTGAGCGTCTCAGCAGAGCAGGCAAAAAGGCCGGCGCAGTGGTTGTGGTCGATAATACCTTCGCCACCCCGATAAACCAGCAGCCTCTGGCACTTGGGGCAGATCTGGTTCTGCACTCCGCCACCAAGTTTCTGGGCGGTCATGCAGACGCTCTGGCCGGTGTGGTCTGCGGCCGCAGGGATTTGATCGACAAGGTATATCATTACCGTGAAATAAACGGCGCCACACTTGATCCCATGTCCGCCTATCTTATCCTCAGGGGCATGAAAACACTGGCGCTGCGAATTGAGCGGCAAAATCAAAATGCACTGGAGATCGCCAGATATCTGCAGACCCATCCTCAGGTGAAAACGGTTTACTATCCCGGTCTAGAGACCCACGAAGGCCATGAAATCGCGAGAAAGCAGATGTCAGGCTATGGCGCCATGCTCAGCTTTATGCTCAAGGAGGAAACTCTTGCCGCCGTAGGCAAGGTGATCGGCGGATTCCGCTACGCCCATGCCGCTGCCAATCTCGGCGCGGTCGAAACCATTGTCGGACCACCCGCTACCACCAGCCATGTCGAATGTTCAGAAGAGGAACGGGCGGCGATGGGCATCCCGGAAAGTCTGATCCGCTATTCAACTGGCATCGAGGACGCCGAGGACCTCAAAGAGGATCTGCAAAGAGCCCTGGCACGTCTTGGATGA